The Mycolicibacterium parafortuitum nucleotide sequence CGCCGATGACTCCGTTCGAGCGCAAGATCGTCCATGACGCGGTCGCCGGGATCGACGGGGTGCACAGCGAGAGCGAGGGCGTCGAGCCGTCGCGGCGAGTAGTCATCCTCGCCGACTAAGAGTTACATCGATGTAGTTCTACGTCGATCAGAGGGGTGTCGGTAGGTGGTAGGGCCGCGCAAGGTCGGAGGATGTTTCACGTGAAACACGCGGAGGTGCCACCGCCGCCCCCCTCGGTACACGAAGTGTTCGGGGATGCCGCAGAGGCGGCGCAGCGGTACGCGGCAATCTTGGCTGGAGCCGGCGTCGAGCGGGGACTGCTCGGCCCCCGGGAAGTCGACCGTCTGTGGGATCGACACATACTCAACTGCGCGGTCGTCGGCGAACTGTTGAACCCCGACGAGACCGTCGCAGACATCGGTAGTGGTGCCGGACTACCCGGGATACCGTTGGCATTGGCCCGGCCGGACGTGAAGGTGGTCCTGATCGAACCCCTGCTCCGTCGCAGCGATTTCCTTCGCGAGACGATCGAGCAGCTCGGTATCACGTGTGCGGTTGTCCGAGGGCGAGCGGAAGATCGACAGGTGCGCGAGGAAGTGGGGGAGACGGACGTCGTGGTCTCGCGGGCCGTCGCTTCCCTCGACAAACTGACCAAGTGGAGCAGCCCGCTGCTGCGACCCGGCGGCCGGATGTTGGCGATCAAGGGCGAGCGTGCGGAAGACGAAGTCGAGCAGCACCGCCGCGCGATGTCCGCGTTGGGAGTGACCGAGGTGAAGGTGGAAAGATGTGGCGGCCAATACGTGGCTCCGCCCGCGACAGTCGTCGTAGGGTTTCGGGCAACGGCGCCGGGGAAGCAGCCACGGTCCGGAAGGAGACATCGCTGATGACGGGCGCCGACAGTTCTGGAGCCGCGAAGGAATCCATCCCGAACGGGGATGTTCCCGGTGATGTTTCACGTGAAACGTGGACGACCCCGGATGTCGACACGCCGATCGGTGCCGAGGCCGCTCGTGCCGTCCGCCTGATGCAGGCCGCCGTCCAGGGGCAGCTGCCCCGGCCCAGTCGCCAGCGGGTGTTCACCATCGCAAACCAGAAGGGCGGCGTCGGCAAGACGACGACCGCCGTCAACCTCGCCGCAGCGCTGGCGCTGCAGGGGTTGAAGGTGCTCGTCATCGACCTCGATCCGCAGGGCAATGCGAGCACCGCGCTCGGCATCGAGCACCGTCCCGGTACCCCGTCCTCCTATGAGGTACTCATCGGTGAGATCCGTGTCGAGGACGCCCTGCAGCGCAGCCCCCACAACGAGCGGCTGTACTGCATTCCGGCCACCATCGATCTGGCCGGTGCCGAGATCGAGTTGGTCAGCATGGTCGCGCGGGAAGGCCGGCTCCGGACCGCGCTGGCTGAGCTCAAGGACTACGACTTCGATTACGTATTCATCGACTGCCCGCCGTCCCTCGGCCTGCTGACCATCAACGCACTCGTCGCCGCCCCCGAGGTGCTGATCCCGATCCAGTGCGAGTACTACGCCCTCGAAGGGGTGGGGCAGCTGCTGCGCAACATCGAAATGGTGAAGGCACATCTGAACCCGGAGCTCGATGTCAGCACGGTGGTCCTGACGATGCACGACGGCCGCACCAAGCTGGCCGACCAGGTCGCGATGGACGTCCGGGAGCACTTCGGTGACAAGGTATTGCGGACGGTGATCCCCCGCAGCGTCAAGGTGTCCGAGGCGCCGGGCTACGGGATGACGATCATCAACTACGACCCGGGTTCACGTGGAGCGATGAGCTATCTCGACGCCAGCCGCGAGTTGGCGCTTCGTGGGGGGACCAGGCAGGACGAAGGAGGACAGGGTTGATGAGCAAGCAGGCCGGCAAGCGCAGCGGGCTGGGTCGAGGACTCGCCTCCCTGATCCCGACGGGACCCGTGGAAGGGTCGGAGCCGGCGACGCTCGGCCCGAAGATGGGTGGTGCCGCGGCCGACGTCCTGCTCGGTG carries:
- a CDS encoding ParA family protein, producing MTGADSSGAAKESIPNGDVPGDVSRETWTTPDVDTPIGAEAARAVRLMQAAVQGQLPRPSRQRVFTIANQKGGVGKTTTAVNLAAALALQGLKVLVIDLDPQGNASTALGIEHRPGTPSSYEVLIGEIRVEDALQRSPHNERLYCIPATIDLAGAEIELVSMVAREGRLRTALAELKDYDFDYVFIDCPPSLGLLTINALVAAPEVLIPIQCEYYALEGVGQLLRNIEMVKAHLNPELDVSTVVLTMHDGRTKLADQVAMDVREHFGDKVLRTVIPRSVKVSEAPGYGMTIINYDPGSRGAMSYLDASRELALRGGTRQDEGGQG
- the rsmG gene encoding 16S rRNA (guanine(527)-N(7))-methyltransferase RsmG, yielding MKHAEVPPPPPSVHEVFGDAAEAAQRYAAILAGAGVERGLLGPREVDRLWDRHILNCAVVGELLNPDETVADIGSGAGLPGIPLALARPDVKVVLIEPLLRRSDFLRETIEQLGITCAVVRGRAEDRQVREEVGETDVVVSRAVASLDKLTKWSSPLLRPGGRMLAIKGERAEDEVEQHRRAMSALGVTEVKVERCGGQYVAPPATVVVGFRATAPGKQPRSGRRHR